In one window of Halomarina pelagica DNA:
- a CDS encoding PAS domain S-box protein, whose translation MSQSHSSLDSALFRAALAATAGGIIVLDADGTVVLANRYVERLLGYDRGGLEGRPVARLFAESLIPPLELIRARAGRGRERTDGGERGVVLVDRDGHDVPVRLSAQTSESDGERFYTATVRETSEEPEPNHRLEAERHRRATLFENSSDPIVDCDFKDGVPVIRGVNDAFERVFGYDDEAVVGRTIDDVLVPDEEYDEHREFVGRLLRGEEVKAEVRRQTVDGPREFLAHVILFEADGNPGAYAIYSDITERKEREREIREAKKRFETIFEHVNDAILIFDPGRNEYEQCNPQACDLLGYSRDELLDLAPSDVHCDELPQFGAFIDAVLSDGSGWTDELCCHTADGEVLPTEISASRIEIDDRPHVLALVRDVSERKAHERKLEALNEASRELMVAETTDVIARRALDTVERVLGSNVSCVRLFDPRTNALEPVAMTDRAAELVESCVAFDLDATLAGRAYRQREMVITGADEAEPCADGPGQVSLHLPLGDYGTLTVFTRSNAVEELDSHCAELLAADVRAALERDEREQILRGNERELRQQHDQLDTLNQITNLVQELIRRLINATTRDEINQIVCDRLAASDFYESAWIGSVDVTDEDVTPKVGAGVDDGYLAALDAMPVSQIGNGVVAHAIRTGEVQVIRQYQVAEREFGNGVDDGAALGEVEAVAAVPLTYGDRIYGVLVVNASREDVFTDVGRTGFGVLGDVIGFAINAALNRELLLSDSIVELEFEVTDSRSIAVAFSERLSCRSQLEHETALEDGKFLCYLRIDGASVDDVLAVADDVAAVESHRVVSEHDDEILVELVKSGSVSRVLMEVGASVRSMAADDGVGTLVAEAPLTADIRGIVGAFRALYPDSSLVAKRDVNRSVKTAAEFRDDLADRLTDKQMTAIESAYASGYYDWPRKNTAAELADSLGVSSPTLHQHLRKAEQKLLEAFLSETQDHHA comes from the coding sequence ATGTCTCAGTCGCACTCGAGCTTGGATAGTGCGCTCTTCAGGGCGGCCCTCGCGGCCACCGCAGGGGGAATTATCGTCCTCGACGCCGACGGAACCGTCGTCCTCGCCAACCGGTACGTCGAACGGCTCCTCGGGTACGACCGCGGCGGTCTGGAGGGCCGACCCGTCGCCCGACTCTTCGCGGAGAGCCTGATTCCACCGCTGGAACTCATCCGGGCGCGCGCCGGTCGGGGCCGCGAGCGGACCGACGGCGGCGAACGCGGCGTCGTTCTCGTCGATCGTGACGGTCACGACGTTCCGGTCAGGCTCTCGGCACAGACCTCCGAGTCCGACGGCGAGCGGTTCTACACCGCGACGGTACGCGAGACCTCGGAGGAACCGGAGCCGAATCACCGACTGGAAGCCGAACGCCACCGCCGCGCGACGCTGTTCGAGAACTCGAGCGACCCGATCGTCGACTGTGACTTCAAAGACGGCGTGCCGGTCATCCGGGGGGTGAACGACGCCTTCGAGCGCGTGTTCGGGTACGACGACGAGGCCGTGGTCGGCCGCACCATCGACGACGTGCTCGTCCCCGACGAGGAGTACGACGAGCATCGGGAGTTCGTCGGGCGGTTGCTCCGAGGCGAGGAGGTCAAGGCCGAGGTCCGCCGTCAGACGGTCGACGGCCCCCGCGAGTTTCTGGCCCACGTGATCCTCTTCGAGGCGGACGGCAATCCCGGAGCGTACGCGATCTACTCGGACATCACCGAACGCAAGGAGCGAGAGCGGGAGATCCGCGAGGCCAAGAAGCGCTTCGAGACGATCTTCGAGCACGTGAACGACGCGATCCTGATCTTCGATCCCGGTCGAAACGAGTACGAGCAGTGCAACCCGCAGGCGTGCGATCTGCTCGGCTACTCCCGGGACGAACTGCTCGATCTCGCTCCCTCCGACGTGCACTGCGACGAGTTGCCGCAGTTCGGGGCGTTCATCGACGCGGTCCTGAGCGACGGGTCCGGGTGGACCGACGAACTCTGCTGTCACACGGCCGACGGCGAGGTCCTCCCGACCGAGATCTCCGCGTCCCGAATCGAGATCGACGACCGGCCGCACGTGCTGGCGCTCGTCCGCGACGTCTCGGAGCGCAAGGCCCACGAGCGAAAGCTCGAGGCGCTCAACGAGGCGAGCCGCGAACTGATGGTCGCCGAGACGACCGACGTGATCGCCCGCCGCGCGCTCGACACCGTAGAGCGCGTGCTCGGCTCCAACGTCAGCTGCGTTCGGCTGTTCGATCCCCGGACCAACGCGCTCGAACCCGTCGCCATGACCGACCGGGCGGCGGAACTCGTCGAGTCGTGCGTCGCGTTCGACCTCGACGCGACGCTCGCCGGTCGCGCCTACAGACAGCGCGAGATGGTGATCACGGGGGCGGACGAGGCGGAGCCCTGCGCGGACGGGCCGGGCCAGGTGAGCCTGCACCTGCCCCTCGGCGACTACGGCACGCTGACCGTCTTCACGCGGTCGAACGCCGTCGAGGAACTCGACAGCCACTGCGCCGAGTTGCTGGCGGCGGACGTCAGGGCGGCGCTGGAGCGCGACGAACGCGAACAGATACTCCGCGGGAACGAACGCGAACTCCGCCAGCAGCACGACCAGCTCGACACGCTCAACCAGATCACGAACCTCGTCCAGGAACTCATCCGGCGCCTGATAAACGCGACCACGCGCGACGAGATCAACCAGATCGTCTGCGATCGGCTGGCGGCGTCTGACTTCTACGAGAGCGCGTGGATCGGAAGCGTGGACGTGACCGACGAAGACGTCACGCCGAAGGTGGGTGCCGGCGTGGACGACGGCTACCTGGCGGCGCTCGACGCGATGCCCGTCTCGCAGATCGGAAACGGGGTCGTGGCACACGCCATCCGGACCGGCGAGGTTCAGGTGATCCGCCAGTATCAGGTCGCGGAACGCGAATTCGGGAACGGCGTCGACGACGGGGCCGCCCTCGGCGAGGTGGAGGCTGTCGCCGCCGTCCCGCTCACGTACGGGGATCGGATCTACGGCGTGCTAGTGGTCAACGCGTCCCGGGAGGACGTGTTCACCGACGTGGGACGGACCGGATTCGGGGTGCTCGGCGACGTCATCGGCTTCGCGATCAACGCCGCGCTGAACCGGGAACTCCTCCTCTCCGACTCGATCGTCGAACTGGAGTTCGAGGTGACCGACTCGCGGAGCATCGCCGTGGCGTTCTCCGAGCGCCTCTCGTGTCGGTCGCAGCTCGAACACGAGACCGCGCTCGAGGACGGGAAGTTCCTCTGTTACCTCCGGATCGACGGCGCGTCAGTCGACGACGTGCTCGCGGTGGCCGACGACGTCGCGGCCGTCGAGAGTCACCGCGTCGTGAGCGAGCACGACGACGAGATCCTCGTGGAGCTGGTCAAATCCGGTTCCGTCTCCCGCGTGCTGATGGAGGTCGGCGCGAGCGTCCGGTCCATGGCGGCTGACGACGGTGTGGGGACGCTCGTCGCCGAAGCGCCCCTCACTGCCGATATACGGGGAATCGTCGGGGCGTTCCGGGCGCTCTACCCCGACTCGTCTCTGGTCGCGAAGCGGGACGTCAACCGCTCGGTCAAGACGGCGGCGGAGTTCCGCGACGACCTCGCGGACCGCCTCACCGACAAGCAGATGACCGCCATCGAGTCCGCCTACGCATCGGGGTACTACGACTGGCCGCGCAAGAACACCGCCGCCGAACTCGCGGACTCCCTGGGGGTGTCGTCGCCGACGCTCCACCAGCACCTCCGGAAGGCCGAGCAGAAACTCCTGGAGGCGTTCCTCAGCGAGACGCAGGACCACCACGCGTAG
- a CDS encoding bacterio-opsin activator domain-containing protein, translating to MSDTIRTGGPNAGTDVRDQPLRSAVRAVDGYAIATLDSDGVVTSWNEGCVRIYGYPENEAVGEPFSIVTTREALDRGDPWRMLERAAETGRFEGEARCLRKDGSTCWTHVVLTAIRDERGALRGFVTIVQDVTERKERGRRLQRQRDELETLHGIHHLIEEIIQALVKPTTREELEALVCEHLTATPFYASAWIGERSVREGRLVPRAGANGEAVERMLAEVDPDAMEGCEMGETLLRGDAFVSRRIDEDPLVPEPVRRFARERGERSGIALPLAHGETIYGALVVHSARPDAFDAHERASLETLARAMGFAIYALKQERLLLANTVVQLELRATEPAAFFAALAAECRCRCRVDDVVPGPGESLLHFLTVEGASPERVREVIEAAEVVEAYRTIARYDGQYRFEVRVKPSDFLNHVVDAGAVIQTAVADPDENRVVIEAAPDDDLDELVEVVRAESSDWTLARKRTVDRPVKTTGQMSRQLEEQLTEKQLTALRTAYFAGYYDFPRKSTAEEIAADLNISGSTLFQHLQAAERKLIENCLDLLLEPSLPR from the coding sequence GTGAGCGACACGATCCGAACCGGCGGGCCGAACGCCGGAACGGACGTGCGCGATCAGCCGCTCCGGTCGGCGGTGCGAGCGGTCGACGGGTACGCGATCGCGACGCTCGATTCCGACGGGGTCGTCACGAGCTGGAACGAGGGGTGCGTCCGGATCTACGGATACCCCGAGAACGAGGCCGTCGGCGAGCCGTTCTCGATCGTCACGACTCGGGAGGCGCTCGATCGCGGGGATCCCTGGCGGATGCTCGAGCGTGCCGCCGAAACCGGTCGGTTCGAGGGCGAAGCCCGCTGTCTCCGGAAGGACGGATCGACGTGCTGGACGCACGTCGTGCTGACGGCGATCCGGGACGAGCGGGGCGCGCTTCGCGGGTTCGTGACGATCGTTCAGGACGTCACCGAGCGGAAGGAACGCGGACGGCGGTTACAGCGCCAGCGGGACGAACTGGAGACGCTCCACGGGATCCACCACCTCATCGAGGAGATCATCCAGGCGCTCGTGAAGCCGACGACGCGCGAGGAACTCGAAGCGTTGGTGTGCGAACACCTGACCGCGACGCCGTTCTACGCGAGCGCGTGGATCGGCGAGCGGAGCGTGCGGGAGGGACGGCTCGTCCCGCGCGCGGGCGCGAACGGCGAGGCCGTCGAGCGGATGCTCGCCGAGGTGGACCCCGACGCTATGGAGGGCTGTGAGATGGGCGAGACGCTCCTCCGCGGTGATGCCTTCGTCTCCCGGCGGATCGACGAGGACCCGCTCGTTCCGGAACCGGTGCGGCGGTTCGCGCGCGAGCGAGGGGAGCGGTCGGGCATCGCGCTCCCGCTCGCGCACGGGGAGACGATCTACGGCGCGCTCGTGGTCCACTCCGCTCGCCCGGACGCCTTCGACGCGCACGAGCGGGCGTCGCTCGAAACCCTCGCGAGGGCGATGGGTTTCGCCATCTACGCCCTCAAACAGGAGCGTCTGCTGCTCGCGAACACGGTGGTCCAACTCGAACTCCGAGCCACCGAACCGGCGGCGTTCTTCGCCGCGCTCGCCGCCGAGTGTCGCTGTCGCTGTCGCGTCGACGACGTCGTTCCTGGCCCCGGCGAGTCGCTGCTTCACTTCCTGACGGTCGAGGGGGCGTCCCCGGAGCGGGTTCGTGAGGTGATCGAGGCGGCCGAGGTCGTCGAGGCGTACCGGACGATCGCCCGGTACGACGGGCAGTATCGGTTCGAAGTTCGGGTGAAGCCGTCCGATTTCCTCAACCACGTCGTCGACGCCGGCGCGGTGATCCAGACGGCCGTCGCCGATCCGGACGAGAACCGCGTGGTCATCGAAGCCGCCCCCGACGACGACCTCGACGAACTCGTCGAGGTGGTTCGGGCGGAGTCATCGGACTGGACGTTGGCCAGGAAGCGAACGGTCGACCGCCCGGTCAAGACGACCGGGCAGATGAGCCGACAGCTCGAGGAGCAACTCACGGAGAAACAACTGACGGCGCTCCGAACCGCCTACTTCGCGGGCTACTACGACTTCCCGAGGAAGAGCACCGCCGAGGAGATCGCGGCGGACCTGAACATCTCGGGATCGACGCTCTTCCAGCACCTGCAAGCGGCCGAACGGAAGCTCATCGAGAACTGTCTGGATCTCCTGCTGGAACCGTCTCTGCCCCGATAG
- a CDS encoding low temperature requirement protein A, which translates to MLAELLRLSPPRLRSSPDAEDDLRSATWLELFFDLVFVVAIAELAHVLSADVSIPGVVAFLALFVPTWWAWVGSTFYATRFDTDDVVHRLFTVAEMFAVAALAVSIHDGLAASASFALAYAGVRGVLVLKYLGASHFVPVARPLTRRYAAGFAVAAGLWALSAFVPPPARYALWGVGLLVDFGTPISAGQLHARIPPHAEHLPERFGLFTIIVLGESVLAVVSGVAEVAWTPFSVLAAAFALLVAVSVWWVYFDRHSGVTIDASAREGRVLVYEGWLYAHLPLVVGLTAAGVGVEHALTADLTAPLAAADCWLLCGAVATCLAAIGVVQWTTTTAAHERGRSLAAVRAGGGVLVLLLAPLGRWLPAVALVGTVAILCVAQVGYDLRARLTEVEGSDAAVEP; encoded by the coding sequence GTGCTCGCGGAGCTGTTGCGCCTGTCGCCGCCGCGGTTGCGGAGTTCCCCGGACGCCGAGGACGACCTGCGCAGCGCGACGTGGCTGGAGCTGTTCTTCGACCTCGTGTTCGTCGTCGCGATCGCGGAGTTGGCGCACGTCCTGAGCGCCGACGTGTCGATCCCGGGAGTCGTCGCCTTCCTCGCGCTGTTCGTCCCCACGTGGTGGGCGTGGGTCGGCTCGACGTTCTACGCGACGCGCTTCGACACCGACGACGTCGTCCACCGGCTGTTCACCGTCGCGGAGATGTTCGCCGTCGCCGCACTGGCGGTGAGCATCCACGACGGACTCGCGGCGTCGGCGTCGTTCGCGCTCGCCTACGCGGGCGTCCGCGGCGTCCTCGTCCTGAAGTACCTCGGCGCGAGCCACTTCGTCCCGGTCGCCCGCCCGCTCACGCGGCGGTACGCCGCCGGGTTCGCCGTCGCCGCGGGTCTCTGGGCGCTGTCGGCGTTCGTTCCGCCGCCCGCTCGCTACGCGCTCTGGGGCGTCGGTCTGCTCGTCGACTTCGGGACGCCGATCTCCGCCGGCCAGTTGCACGCCCGTATCCCGCCGCACGCCGAACACCTCCCCGAGCGCTTCGGGCTGTTCACCATCATCGTCCTCGGCGAGTCGGTGCTCGCCGTGGTGAGCGGCGTCGCCGAGGTGGCGTGGACGCCGTTCTCGGTACTCGCGGCGGCGTTCGCCCTGCTCGTCGCGGTGAGCGTCTGGTGGGTCTACTTCGACCGTCACAGCGGCGTCACCATCGACGCGAGCGCCCGCGAGGGTCGCGTGCTCGTCTACGAGGGGTGGCTCTACGCCCACCTCCCGCTCGTGGTCGGGTTGACCGCCGCGGGCGTCGGCGTCGAACACGCGCTCACGGCCGATCTGACCGCACCGCTCGCGGCGGCGGATTGCTGGTTGCTCTGCGGGGCGGTCGCCACCTGCCTCGCGGCCATCGGCGTCGTGCAGTGGACCACGACGACGGCCGCCCACGAACGCGGTCGGTCGCTCGCCGCGGTTCGCGCCGGAGGGGGCGTCCTCGTCCTCCTCCTCGCACCGCTCGGACGGTGGCTCCCCGCCGTCGCGCTCGTCGGGACAGTCGCGATCCTCTGCGTCGCACAGGTGGGGTACGACCTGCGGGCGCGGCTGACCGAGGTCGAGGGGTCGGACGCGGCCGTCGAGCCGTGA
- a CDS encoding PaaI family thioesterase: MATDEEIVEVTLSADEYDRLRDVTDDPAAMVREATLGRVKLEEAIAFTRDGGFRESMGRERMTGEPIPRPPVGELVGFDVEAVADGESRLTFEAGPEHANPMGTLHGGIVCDVGDAAMGTAYASTLEEDESFTTLELSVNYLRPVWSGRLEAVGRVVERGSTIGFVECDVTTEEGKRVARLSSTCMTLREDRAAGR; this comes from the coding sequence ATGGCAACCGACGAGGAGATCGTCGAGGTGACGCTCTCGGCCGACGAGTACGACCGCCTGCGCGACGTGACGGACGACCCCGCCGCGATGGTACGCGAGGCGACGCTCGGACGGGTCAAACTCGAGGAGGCGATCGCGTTCACGCGCGACGGCGGGTTCCGCGAGTCGATGGGGCGCGAGCGGATGACCGGCGAGCCGATCCCCCGACCGCCAGTGGGCGAACTCGTCGGGTTCGACGTCGAGGCGGTCGCTGACGGGGAGTCGCGCCTGACGTTCGAGGCCGGTCCCGAGCACGCGAACCCGATGGGGACGCTCCACGGGGGGATCGTCTGCGACGTGGGCGACGCGGCGATGGGGACCGCCTACGCGAGCACCCTCGAGGAGGACGAGTCGTTCACGACGCTCGAACTCTCGGTCAACTACCTCCGGCCGGTCTGGTCCGGTCGGCTGGAGGCGGTCGGTCGGGTCGTCGAGCGCGGTAGCACGATCGGCTTCGTCGAGTGCGACGTGACCACCGAGGAGGGAAAGCGCGTCGCGCGGCTGTCGAGCACCTGCATGACGCTGCGGGAGGACCGGGCGGCGGGGCGGTAG
- a CDS encoding translation initiation factor — MADKDLSDIAGLPSDLGIGEDLARAEQVLSVRVERRRYGKPMTIVEGFDEHAIDLDELASTLKRRLATGGTVDDGRIELQGDHSNRLPDVLRDEGFAVE; from the coding sequence GTGGCAGACAAAGACCTCAGCGACATCGCCGGTCTCCCGAGCGACCTCGGCATCGGCGAGGACCTCGCGCGCGCCGAGCAGGTGCTCTCGGTGCGCGTCGAACGCCGCCGCTACGGCAAGCCGATGACCATCGTCGAGGGGTTCGACGAGCACGCCATCGACTTAGACGAGCTGGCCTCGACCCTCAAGCGCCGCCTCGCCACCGGCGGAACCGTCGACGACGGCCGCATCGAACTCCAGGGCGACCACTCGAACCGCCTCCCCGACGTCCTCCGCGACGAGGGGTTCGCCGTCGAGTAA
- a CDS encoding serine/threonine-protein kinase RIO2 yields the protein MVRNVASEFLELEPEDFYLLSGIEHGMRFSRWVDREKVAEFSRLDPKEVDYRLDRCEDRGLVERKTVHYQGFRLTFEGYDALALRAFTERDTIRGFGAPLGVGKESDVYEVQSYKPLALKFHREGYTNFREVRREREYTSEHRHVSWFYTARKAAEREYEALETVYPEVRVPRPIDQNRHAIVMEKLPGVELSRAELAPDQVVGVLDLVLREVTAAYRAGYVHADMSEYNVFVDSEGVTIFDWPQAVPTDHENADEFLRRDVANLLRYFRRKYPKRVGEEDADAVADAVRADEFESVRAFR from the coding sequence ATGGTGCGGAACGTCGCCAGCGAGTTTCTCGAACTCGAACCCGAGGACTTCTATCTCCTCTCGGGGATCGAGCACGGGATGCGGTTCAGCCGGTGGGTCGATCGGGAGAAGGTCGCGGAGTTCTCGCGGCTCGACCCGAAGGAGGTCGACTACCGGCTGGATCGCTGTGAGGACCGGGGGCTGGTCGAGCGCAAGACGGTCCACTACCAGGGGTTTCGCCTCACGTTCGAGGGGTACGACGCGCTCGCCCTGCGGGCGTTCACCGAACGCGACACGATCCGGGGGTTCGGCGCGCCGCTCGGCGTCGGCAAGGAGAGCGACGTGTACGAGGTGCAGTCGTACAAGCCGCTGGCGCTGAAGTTCCACCGCGAGGGGTACACGAACTTCCGCGAGGTGCGCCGCGAGCGCGAGTACACCTCCGAGCACCGCCACGTCTCCTGGTTCTACACGGCGAGGAAGGCCGCCGAACGCGAGTACGAGGCGCTCGAAACCGTCTACCCCGAGGTGCGCGTCCCGCGCCCGATCGACCAGAACCGCCACGCCATCGTGATGGAGAAGCTCCCGGGCGTCGAGCTATCGCGGGCGGAACTCGCCCCGGATCAGGTCGTCGGCGTGCTCGATCTCGTCCTCCGGGAGGTGACCGCCGCCTACCGCGCCGGCTACGTCCACGCCGACATGAGCGAGTACAACGTCTTCGTCGATAGCGAGGGCGTCACGATCTTCGACTGGCCACAGGCCGTCCCGACCGACCACGAGAACGCCGACGAGTTCCTCCGGCGCGACGTGGCGAACCTGCTTCGCTACTTCCGGCGGAAGTACCCTAAGCGAGTGGGCGAGGAGGACGCGGACGCCGTCGCGGACGCGGTTCGCGCCGACGAGTTCGAGTCGGTGCGCGCGTTCCGGTGA
- a CDS encoding cation:proton antiporter domain-containing protein, translating to MSVPIQQAVEPIDHHALLVLLVQLFLLLLVARGLGVLATKANLPSVVGELLAGIVVGPSVLGTVAPGAFEAIFPLAAEQFHLLEVVSWIGLLMLLVLTGLETDLDLIVARAKSATSVAVGGVAVPFAFGFGLAYVLPAEFLVSPDQRLVFSLFVATAMSISSIPVIAKVLMDMDLVRRDIGQITLASGMINDSLGWIMLSVVAGLARSGVVDLGSAAETILILLVFLGVSFTLGRRLSRRIVRFVDNAVGGDTAKITTLMVLALGVGSLTHYLGIEAVLGAFVVGILVGDVKRFDRSARHLFEVVTVGVFAPIFFATAGLRVNLAAMLDPTVFAVGTAALGVAIAGKFVGTYLGAAAAGLSRWEGISLGAGMNARGAMEIIIATIGLSLGVLTGEMYTIVVMVAIVTSIMAPPLLRWTVPRIEMDDEEREAERERNFVANLKRVLVPTRGSEDSQFAARLVGLMTRGEEIEVTNMYLARRGAAAADSRRSASGGWFARLLPDGGSPSASADVATAADGDPSPRDDPARCFEVMAERLALDDDNDLRNVVREETTGATETVLAEAERGYDLLVLGAAERGARPNDPLFGAAVDRIVVNAPCPVMVVDAHEDRTTGRYGVDENPIQRILLPTAGMQYNRHAAEVAFAIARDRNAMVEIVHYVDPPRRNDRFVARRNQNVRSLIEFGEEIVDEAADRGRRTGVEVSTRVFVAREEPEEEMLRLIEEGGHDLVLMGSSIRPVSERAFFGHRVEYIIKNAPCPVAVLSSA from the coding sequence ATGTCGGTCCCCATCCAACAGGCGGTCGAGCCGATCGATCACCACGCGCTGCTGGTCCTGCTCGTCCAGCTATTCCTGCTGTTGCTGGTCGCGCGCGGACTGGGCGTGCTGGCGACGAAGGCGAACCTCCCGTCGGTCGTCGGCGAACTGTTGGCGGGCATCGTCGTCGGTCCGTCCGTCCTCGGGACGGTCGCGCCGGGGGCCTTCGAGGCGATCTTTCCCCTCGCCGCCGAGCAGTTCCACCTGCTCGAAGTCGTCTCGTGGATCGGGCTGCTGATGCTGCTCGTGCTGACGGGTCTCGAGACGGATCTCGACCTCATCGTCGCCCGGGCGAAGTCCGCGACGAGCGTCGCCGTCGGCGGAGTCGCCGTCCCGTTCGCGTTCGGCTTCGGACTCGCGTACGTTCTCCCCGCGGAGTTCCTCGTGTCGCCCGACCAGCGGCTGGTGTTCAGCCTGTTCGTCGCGACCGCGATGAGCATCTCGTCCATCCCGGTCATCGCGAAGGTGCTGATGGACATGGACCTCGTCAGGCGCGACATCGGGCAGATCACGCTCGCGTCGGGCATGATCAACGACAGCCTCGGCTGGATCATGCTGTCGGTCGTCGCCGGCCTCGCGCGGAGCGGGGTCGTCGACCTCGGGTCGGCGGCGGAGACGATCCTGATCCTGCTGGTCTTCCTCGGCGTCTCGTTCACCCTCGGACGCCGCCTGTCGAGGCGTATCGTCCGCTTCGTCGACAACGCCGTCGGCGGGGACACGGCGAAGATCACGACGCTGATGGTGCTCGCGCTCGGCGTCGGCTCCCTGACCCACTACCTCGGCATCGAGGCGGTGCTCGGCGCGTTCGTCGTCGGCATCCTCGTCGGCGACGTGAAGCGATTCGACCGCTCGGCCCGACACCTCTTCGAGGTCGTCACGGTCGGCGTCTTCGCGCCGATCTTCTTCGCCACCGCGGGGTTGCGGGTGAACCTCGCGGCCATGCTCGATCCGACCGTGTTCGCGGTCGGGACGGCCGCGCTCGGCGTCGCCATCGCCGGGAAGTTCGTCGGGACGTACCTCGGCGCGGCGGCCGCCGGCCTCTCGCGGTGGGAGGGGATCAGCCTCGGCGCGGGCATGAACGCCCGCGGGGCGATGGAGATCATCATCGCCACGATCGGCCTCAGCCTCGGCGTCCTCACCGGCGAGATGTACACGATCGTCGTCATGGTCGCCATCGTCACCTCGATCATGGCACCGCCGCTGCTGCGCTGGACGGTGCCGAGGATCGAGATGGACGACGAGGAGCGCGAGGCCGAACGCGAGCGGAACTTCGTCGCCAACCTCAAGCGCGTACTCGTCCCCACGCGCGGGAGCGAGGACTCGCAGTTCGCCGCCCGCCTCGTGGGACTGATGACCCGCGGCGAGGAGATCGAGGTCACCAACATGTACCTCGCGCGTCGGGGGGCGGCCGCCGCCGATTCCCGTCGCTCCGCCTCCGGCGGCTGGTTCGCGCGGTTGCTGCCCGACGGCGGTAGCCCCTCCGCATCCGCCGACGTCGCGACGGCCGCCGACGGCGATCCGTCCCCCCGGGACGACCCCGCACGCTGCTTCGAGGTGATGGCCGAACGGCTGGCCCTCGACGACGACAACGACCTCCGGAACGTCGTCCGGGAGGAGACGACCGGGGCCACCGAGACCGTCCTCGCGGAGGCCGAGCGGGGGTACGACCTGCTCGTGCTCGGTGCAGCCGAGCGCGGCGCTCGGCCGAACGACCCGCTGTTCGGTGCCGCCGTCGACCGCATCGTCGTGAACGCGCCGTGCCCCGTCATGGTCGTCGACGCCCACGAGGATCGGACGACCGGTCGGTACGGCGTCGACGAGAACCCGATCCAGCGCATCCTCCTCCCGACGGCGGGGATGCAGTACAACCGTCACGCCGCCGAGGTCGCGTTCGCCATCGCCCGCGACCGGAACGCGATGGTAGAGATCGTTCACTACGTGGACCCGCCCCGCCGAAACGACCGGTTCGTCGCCCGCCGGAACCAGAACGTCCGCTCGCTGATCGAGTTCGGCGAGGAGATCGTCGACGAGGCGGCCGACCGCGGCCGGCGGACGGGCGTCGAGGTGAGCACGCGCGTCTTCGTCGCCCGCGAGGAGCCCGAAGAGGAGATGCTCCGGCTGATCGAGGAGGGGGGCCACGACCTGGTCCTGATGGGGTCGAGCATCCGTCCCGTCTCCGAACGGGCGTTCTTCGGCCACCGCGTCGAGTACATCATCAAGAACGCCCCCTGCCCGGTCGCCGTCCTCAGCTCCGCCTGA